The Bactrocera dorsalis isolate Fly_Bdor chromosome 2, ASM2337382v1, whole genome shotgun sequence region AATGGTGCCGGAATGACCCATATATCTATGTGTTTGAAAGAAATTGTAGCAATGATTGCGTGAGCGCGGCAAagcacaataaataaataaaacagtgaCAACTGATCGCTTGATAATATGGAGACTCTAAGACGGGTATGCtgtttattatttcttcttttttacccCCATTTTGCTTAtcatcttatttttatttgtgtgcaGTGATGCATTGCGTACGGATGAATGTTGGTTACATTTAGTTCGATACCGTGAGCTCGAAGCTTAGGGCCTTTCTCTTTGACAAGCCAGAGTGTTGATGTTATTACTTAAGAAATTTTGAGTAAAAAGTGAATTTCCTTTCTTTAAACTGTAATTTTCtgcttttctatttttgttttgatttcgcGTCGTAACACACAGACTTTGATGACCAACTGGTTGTATCCGCAAATGAATagaaatcaacacaaacaacacacAATGTAATTATaagtgtaataaaaataaaagaatcttCAAGGCATGCGGTTGCAAGTTGATAAAATATCGAACACGCTGCCAGTTAAGGTTATTTGTGAGTCAACTTTGAACGAATGATGAACTGCGCCGGCGGGCGGTTGCCAAAAAACAGTGACGGTTAGTGAAACCTCCATGATATAGAAATAATTACAGCGAATTAAAATCTTAAAGAGTGCCTGCCACAAAAAGTTAAATTACGCGAATCTCAAAAATCAGTGAAATATGCTGCTGCTTGTACTAATCTCGTTTGCACCATTTTTCACACTGCAAACCGAAGTGCTTTTAAACTACGACGGCTTTAATCCGATCGGCGCCGTGTCGTCTGCATCAGCAGCTTACACCACTGCCTCCTCCTCGACATCAAAAGCAACAACCGTAACGTACGCCCAGCAGCAGGTACAATGGCCTCCCACTGCTGTGCACGGCAATTGGTATATTCTGCATGCAGCAACCAACGCTGCGGTTGCCGCGGCTGCTACTACTCAAGTAGACGCTGCACGCGCTAATAAACTGCAAAAGCGACATAAAGCAATGCCACGAGATAAACAACCACACAGCACAGCACGCCACACCCTTGATACACCACAAGCGGCGCAGCAACAGGAGCAACAAGAAAATCCGGCAAATTATTACActtacaacagcagcaacaacggaAATTACCGTTCGACGGCACCGGATATGCGCTTTGTTGCGCCATATGTATTGGCGTTAAGTAATCGGCGACGCCTCTCGATGACATCGGGCGAAAGAAATAGGCGGCGAGAGCACAGCGACAGCACCACTGACAGAATTGTCAATAACTTCAATGAACGAGGGTATGTCAACACTTATAACAGcaactataacaacaaaagtATGACTCAACACAATAAGTACGGTGACAATGAGCAAGCAGCAACAACTAAAGTAAACATTGCCGACAGCATTGTTACGCAACCACAGCATCAGGCAATGCTTGCTTGGCAGGATATTAAAATCAAAAGCGATGGTGAGGTCAACGAGGGGCGTAAGGGTGTCGTTCCTGATATTGAGGAAAGCACGGAGGTCGGAAGTGTGGAAAATGATATAAACAGTCTAGAGGAAGCGCAGTtcaatgaagttcttgtgccaTTGGGAAACGCCTTGGACAAAGTGCGACACTTTTGCGACGTTTTCCGACGTATCATCAGCGATGATAAAGCAGGTGAGCGAAATTATCAGTACTTATTAACTGCACAAGGCTTAATGATCTATAGTAAAATTTGAGTGGAAATGGAGTTTACATTGAATGTTTTATAATCAGACTCTGCCTATTGCACCACCTTtagaatatacttgtatgtcagAACTTCTTATTTGACACATATCGAGGATATTTAAGGCATCCATTTGACAAATGGTCCAAATTAGCAGcacaattcaaataaataacagTTAAAATCTAAGGGTCTATTGCCttcgtaaatataaattttagagatactaaccgtgcgattctgtactgtgatacagtctcaagtctctaaatttgagattttaagttagagacaattattgagacttgagacgattttgccaTTCTATATgagacagtcacaaaatctattattaTGCAGAGGTgcttttacacttgaatgaaaataaatatgtcgataacaaatattaaactttctataacatagtcaaaaaacataattatcaataacaataaaaatatatgaggaCATTGTtccataatatttacgaaatttatgtaaaaattatttatttttaatcttttcgcgtttgagttgcttacaaaatataaaaaaacgataatcgattaatatctgtgatgatctctattcagtatattcaaactggcagacaagagctctttttagtttgtgacctgctaactatcaggcCTCAAATTCaagtcaatattttgagactaacgctagaaaCTGTTTAGTAAATCGTACTAGTCACAAATAAAGACTTTatctcaaaatgtctcaaatagagactagagactggttacagaatcctgctataagtgtatgtatgtactcgtattcaTCGTATTAGTGCCGTAAGCAGGTATATACCAATATTATAACGTATAAAGAATTACATAATACCAACTTAACTATTCTCGGTTAATTTTATCTATATATCGTTTGTTgagatataaatatttatatacatataaagaatacatatactcgtacatatgtgcGTTATGAACTCAgctaaataacaaaatttatgtgGGCCGTAGAGCCCAAAAAGTACTTTTTCGCGTTTTACATAACTATTAGCCCAGTTGTACAATTTGTTCTACATAAGTTTGTACCGaagactttaaaaataattcttgcggtgttttgtgaagatatcttgtgccattaaaaataaatttccatacaagcacttcattTTGACTACAGATCGACGTGTTTGAATCGACACAGCTCATCATACTGATaatttatactcgtacatactactgtgatcaaattgaaagttgAATTTTGTCCGTTTCATCTCTTTAAAGTAGTCCCCTCCAACGAATTTTCTAGTCATCaaagcacttggaaaaattctCCGTCGTGATGAACATCAAAGCCTTCCTTGATTcaacttttatatcctcaattcagtcaaaacggtgtcctcggagtggtcatgtgaatttgctgaatagccagaagttacacgaaggtaaatcaggcgaatgcgatggttgcggcacgatattagttgaaaatgtggcgaaatgatcacgaataaccaatgcagtatgagatggtgcattatcgcaattctttgttcaataaattcagacatagtaagaATCGAAGAACTCcctggcaaacttaatacaccttAAAATTAATTGACGTGGTTCCTGTAGGCCGTGTCGCCTGGCCGCGAACGAAATCAGGTGATGGCCGCggtcactccccatataaccgTACTGTTAAaagctactaaaagcgcgataaaccaataaataaatacggcagatacattaaattttacctttgAGAAGGTGTGAGAGAGATTTATAGAAGCTTAGGTCCCATTTCTAGGAACCTGATCGACCGATCTTCTCTGGGTTTCATAAAGTACCTCACAAACAATCACCATTCATACGAAGGAAAGTCGGAGTcgaaatcctgatattagtttaTCCAGAAAGATAcaatgttatgagtaaaacacgtcTCCTCATTTTCATTGACATAACTCACATTTTGTCACTCGGAAGtcgcaaattttttattagatatatggggctcagggaagtattgaccctattcaaccaatttttaatacacagagATATTACTATCAGTAAAAGATTCTATCtgaatttaaattgtatatcccatacattgactgatattttcggcCAAATGTCAACTATATATTAGGTCtccaactttgcttccgccgttttttttttgtaaatttaaggctttattgtataaaaacggttacaaaaatgttattcaaaatattggcCGTCGCTAGCTACTACTTTTGACCATCTTTCTGGCAGCATGCGTATTCCGTGACGAAAGAACTCCTCATCTTTCGAGTCGATCCAAGTATCAATCCAATTTTTGACTTCTTCATAAGAACTGAAGTGCTCGTTAGCTAGACCGTGTGCCATCGATCGGAACAAGTGGTAGTCAGATGGAGCAACGTCTGGAGAATACGGCGGGTGGGGTAAGATCTCCCATTTCAGcgtctccaaatattttttgaccacCTTTGCGACGTGAGGCCGAGCATTGTCATGCTGGAGAATGACTTTATCGTGTCTTTCCTCGTACTGTGGCCGTTTTTCTTTTAGTGCTCGGCTCAAACGCATCAATTGCGTTCGGTATCGATCTCCTGTGATGGTTTCACTTGGCTTTAGCAGCTCATAATATATCACCCCCAGCTGGTCCCACCAAATGCAGAGCATGACCTTGGCGCCGTGAATGTTTGGTTTTTCCGTCGACGTGGAGGCATGTCCAGGCTTTCCCCATGACTTTCTTTGCTTAGGCTTATCGCAGTGCCCCCATTTTTCGCTGCCAGTTAAAATGTGATGTAAAAATCCCATTCGGTTATGCCTTGGAAGCAGCTGTTCACATGCAAAGAAGCGCCGTTCGACATCTCTTGGTTTCAAGTCGTAAGGAACCCAGTTTCCTTGTTTCTTAATTATCCCCATGTCTTTGAGGCGTTTTGATACGGCTTGCTATGTCACTTGCAACGATTCGGCCAATTCCTCTCGGGTTTAAAACGCATCTTGGTCGAGAAATGCTTCCAATTCAGCATCTTCGAAAATCTTCTCCCTTTCACCACCCTGCCGGTCTTCGACTTCATAATCACCATTcttaaaacgttgaaaccattcgcGACATGTACTTTCTTACGTATCCGAAAGCATTCGATGagcctcagccgcacttttcttggaattaaaaaagaaaagcaaaatttcccgcaaatgtcgagaattcggctcaaaaagtcacattttcagttgagaataaatgcaaacagatctctacaaatattttgttggattaatgttgacacaaatgtccaagatcgatataaaacgatttactCGACCAGTGCTTCATCCTTtccatctattggaaaacggcggaagcaaagttgtagacgttgtggggtccacatattcggtacctaggtacctcgtgcaaagtttcattccgttatattaattgctttttgcCTTGTAGATTAGAAAGGAATAagtcagatggaatttaaaattgtgttatgtgAGAAGTAAGCGTgttgtactaaaaaaaatatgggTTTTCATCTaaatgtgggcggtgccacCATAAA contains the following coding sequences:
- the LOC105221925 gene encoding uncharacterized protein LOC105221925, with product MLLLVLISFAPFFTLQTEVLLNYDGFNPIGAVSSASAAYTTASSSTSKATTVTYAQQQVQWPPTAVHGNWYILHAATNAAVAAAATTQVDAARANKLQKRHKAMPRDKQPHSTARHTLDTPQAAQQQEQQENPANYYTYNSSNNGNYRSTAPDMRFVAPYVLALSNRRRLSMTSGERNRRREHSDSTTDRIVNNFNERGYVNTYNSNYNNKSMTQHNKYGDNEQAATTKVNIADSIVTQPQHQAMLAWQDIKIKSDGEVNEGRKGVVPDIEESTEVGSVENDINSLEEAQFNEVLVPLGNALDKVRHFCDVFRRIISDDKADLASGGLDTLGSSDDGFTNSASVTLAQSATVDTVIPVGDNTQLAREVQGQRSPPTATHSNTQQSQSISETTLMWPTVTATALPRSTAVTASAQATTITNAPNSAKSLTSTALVIGRGKKLKKKLKKLMLPLLLAYKLKFIALVPLLIGGLTLLVGSTGLAGFFFALFLTVMTLKGGGSVNKSIVIKKVL